The DNA window ATTCCTCACATGGTGGCCATGCGAATAGGCTCGTTCCTTGAAGCGAAGGCCTAACCGCGCTTGACGGATTGTTCCTCTCGCGCGCAACTTTTTTCATCGCGGATTAAATGCACCCCGATCGCCGAACAGCTTCGATGGATCGCTGCGAACGTTTGATCGCTTCACGTCGCAGCGTCAGGCGCTCCCCGCTTTGCGCGCCTCCAACGCCATGGCGATGAGTGAAGAGCCGCCGAACAACAAATCGATCCCGACGAGAAGACCTAGCGCCCACGCAAGCGTGCCGGGCCAGCCGGAGATGATGATGGCCGCGAGAACCAGATCGATCACACCGTTCACCATCATCCACTCCCATTTTCCTGACAGTTCGCGGCGATGGGCAAGGGCAAGAACGATAATCAGAATGCCATCGACGATGAAAAAAGCGATGAGCACGTAAGTCAAAGTGACCAAGCCTTGGAAGGGATTCCACAGCAATACGCCGCCGGCGATCACCGCGAGTATTGCCGATAGCAACGCCCAGCCGTATCCCGGCGCGCGTCGCGCTCTGACCGTGGCGACGAAACCCACGACACCCGCGATGAGGAACATCCATCCGAGGAAGACGGTTGCGACGAGGCCCGCGATAGGTGGGACGATAATTGCGCACACCCCGAGCACGCTTAGAATGATTCCCTCGATCAGGAACAGCCGCCAATGCTCGTGCATTGCTTTCGCCAGACCGGCCAGTCCGACGGGATTGTGCGATGGCATGCTCATGCGCGCACCCCCACTATGATTTTAGCTAACACTATCACACTGGGTGGCCGCGGCGAAGACCTCCCGTCTCGATGCTGCCGGCGAATCGTGCCACGTGCGCTGCCTGAGCGCCTAAGCTTGATCCCCTCGGGCGCGCGAATACGAAACCGCGATGATTTTGCGCGAGGCTGCATTCCCCCGATTGCGGGATTTTCTTTTTGTCTATGGTCAAGCGGCGAACCACCGTAGACTACTGCGGATCAGAACGTGGGCGCAGCTAGTGTGGCGAAAGGCGGACCGCCCCGCGATCGCATCGGTTGTTTGAAGGCTTATGGCGGACACTGATTTTCCCACCACGAACGTCGGGAGGATCAAATGGCCCTCGCAGCATTGTCCGGTTGGACCAAGCAACAGAAGCTGGTTGTCGTCGCGGCATTTCTTGGCTGGAGCCTCGATGCCTTCGACTTCTTCCTCATGGTGTTCGTCCTCAAGGACATCGCCCAGGATTTCGGCACCGACGTGGAGGCCGTATCCTATGCGCTGTTCCTGACTCTCGCGTCGCGCCCGGTCGGCGCATTCATCTTCGGGCGCGCGGCTGACCGGTGGGGGCGCCGCCCCGTGCTGATGGTCAACATCCTTCTGTATTCAATGCTTGGATTCGCGTCGGGCTTCTCGTCGAGCCTGACCATGCTGCTCGTGCTCCGTACCTTGTTCGGCGTGGCAATGGGTGGGGAGTGGGGTGTGGGATCGTCGTTGGCGATGGAGAGCATTCCGGTCGGGGCGCGCGGCGTCGTTTCGGGCCTGCTCCAGGCCGGCTATCCGAGTGGCTATTTGATTGCGTCTCTAGCCTTCTGGTTCCTCTTTCCCATCATCGGCTGGCGCGGCATGCTCATGCTGGGGGCGCTCCCAGCGCTCCTTGTGGTGTATATCCGCTCCTTCGTTCCGGAGTCGCCCGTGTGGACCGCGCATGCGGATACCCCGCACGAGCCTACGCTGACGACAGTCGCCAAGCATTGGAAGCTGGCGCTGTACTTGGTCGTGCTGATGACCGCGTTCAATTTCTTTAGCCACGGCTCACAGGACCTTTATCCAACTTTCCTGCGCGTCCAGCTAAAGTTCGACTCGGCGACCGTCGGGACGATTGCTGTCGTCTACAATATCGGCGCTATTTGCGGCGGCATCTTCTTCGGCAATCTCAGCGAGCGGATCGGACGGCGACGCGCCATTGTTATCGCTTCACTTCTGGCGCTGCCAGTCCTACCGCTGTGGGCGCTGTCGACAGACCCGGTGTTACTGGGGCTGGGCGCCTTCCTGATGCAGATTTGTGTCCAGGGGGCATGGGGTGTGATCCCGGCGCATCTCAACGAACTTTCCCCACCCAGGGCGCGCGGAACATTTCCGGGTTTCGTCTATCAGCTTGGCAATCTTATCGCTTCGTACAATGCAACGCTCCAGTCCGGGATCGCCGAGCGTCACGGTAACGACTATAGCATGCCCTTGTTGCTGGTCGTCGGCGTCGTCGCCGTGGTCATCGCGGTCATAACCGGATTTGGGCTTGAAGCGCGAGGCGTCAGCTTCCACAAGCAAGCCAGCCCGGCACGCGCAACCTAGCGACCACGATCCGCGCGTCGCAATGGGACCGCCCTCGCCAAATCGTCTCCTGTTTGCTATTCCTGCGCCTCGTAATTGTTATAGGCGTCTACAAGACCGTTATACGAGACGACGAGGGATTGAAAGTTCGTCTCCAGATTGGCCGGCGAATTTTTCTCATCCAGCTTTACGCGCAGGTCGTTGGCCTGTTTCAGGTAGTAGCCGGCTGTGGCGCTGATCCAGATCCAGCCTGGCAATTTTGCGCCTGACTTTACCTTCGCTTCGTCGGCATGGGCCGACGCATATGCGCTCGCATCCTCGAATGCAGCCTGTAGCGGTGCGACGGCGCTGCCAACCTTGTCCCGCGAGATCGTGCCGCTCTCCGCCATTGCCTCGATCGCGTCCAGCGTTTTGCGCGCCTCGATCATGTAATGGAGCGTATGCCACGCGAAGCCCTTGCCTTCATGGGCCTCGATTGTGGCGAGCGCACGGTCGTGAATGCCATTCGCCTCCCGCTCCCCCGCCTTATGAATGTCGGCGGAAAGGCCCTCGAGTTTTGCGATCAGAGGTGCGAGCTGATCGTCGAGCGCCTTGCCCTTCGCCCAGCTGTCGTTTCTATAGCCCTGCTGTCGGTAATAGGCATCGGCCTGAATCGAGAGGGGGGCAAACGCACGAATCGTTGCTGCATATTCGGCCGTCATCCGGTCAATATCGTCGATTTTGGGCGATTGCTTAGCGATCATTTCGAAATCGCTTGCGCATTCGAGCGACATCTTGTGGCCACGGTCGATATTTTCGAACCCCATTTTGAATGAGGCACTGCTTTCGCTCGGGTTCTTTTTTATATCGTTGAGCAGCCGCCCGTATTCTTGAAAAGCTTCCTGTAGATTCTTGTCCGACCCGTTTATGCAATCGATGATGGGGGTCAATTTTCTTTCGAGGGCCTCATCGTCCGCGTCGTTGGCGCGCGCCGATCCCCGCAGGAATCCACAGCCAACCCCGAGCCAAACAATGGTCGCGACAAGCGCGAAGGTGAGGGGGCGAAAGGATTTCAGCATCGCAGAGCCCGTCCCACTCCATTCGAAGAACCAGATTCAAAGCAGGGCGCGCGAATTCAATTCGCGAGTGAGGCGGCGGGCAACTCAAGATATTGAAATTTCACAACAATTTTCTGCGATCATTTATCAATTCATCGTGTTAATACCGCCGTCGATGAATTCAGCGATCGAACGAGAGCGAGCCGACCCGGCGGTGAAATGCGGACGAGCCGAAAGGAAGAGGCGGCGCATGCCATTCGGGCTGAAGTTGCCGGCGGCCGCTTTTAGGAACTTAAAAGCCACGCAAGCTGAATCTCTATTCGGCGAAGCTGCCCTACTTATCGAAGGTTGTCAGCGTTTCCCCGGTGTCGGCCACAAATACGGCAAGAAGGCTTGCTGGCTCCGTCTCACTTGCATTCTCGCTGACAAGATGCTCGCTTCCCGGCGGTTCGAAGAACGCTTCGCCGGCGACATATACCCTGCTCGGCCCGGTCGCGGAGTTCTCGGACCGAATTGCACCCCTCAGGACATAGGCGAAAACGCTTCCGGCATGGTGATGCTTTTCCGATTTTCCGCCCGGCGCGTAACTCACGACCACAGCGGTGAGGGTCTTGCCCGGCACATTCGGGAGCATTTGCGTGAAGACCGGCTTGACCATGGCGCCGGCGTCCTCGCCCGTCGCGTTCAGCCCGAGCACAACACTGAGCACACAGGCCGAAAGCATGATCGAGCCTGGAACGATCCAGTAGCGTGTTGTGAATAAAGTGCGCATTGCGCGGGCTCCCTCTCAAGGATGTGGCTCAAGATCGGCCCTTCAACGAGTCAATGACTTCGCAGATCGCCGAAATGTGCGGGTCATGAGTTGACTGCTTCAAACATATGATATTCGATCGTCAGTCAGCAGGCGAGCCGGGGCGGGATCATGGCCACCGAAACCTTGTTTCATCGTTTCCTGCGAGGACGCGAGATCGATTTTCCCTACAGTCATGCCGTCGAGGGCGGCGGCTTCGTATTCGTCGCCGGTCAAGTCGCAAACGATCCGCCGAACGAGCACCGGGCCTTGCCGGACGACATCGAAGGACAAACCCGGCTGGTCATGGAAAATCTCGCCTACGTTCTCACGCCGCTCGCCCTCGATTTCTCGCACCTTGTCGCGACGCGGGTATTCCTCACGAACTTTGCGCAGGATTTCGAGCGAATGAACGCGGTCTACCGAACCTATTTTCTAAAGGATTGCCTGCCTGCAAGAACATGCATCGGGGTCACTGCTTTGGCGAGCGGGGCCCGCGTCGAAATCGACGCCATCGCGCGCCGCCCTTAGGGTCGAGATCGCGATCATCGCGATTGAGGCTGCCGATTTGCGGGTAAAACTACCGAAATTGAGCTTCGTTGCGTCAACTGCGCGAGGCCAGTGCTTCTGTTCCGAAGTTGTCTACGGGTTCGCACGCCACGGAGACACGATCGCGACCGTCGCGTTTTGCCGCGTATAGGGCCTCATCGGCACGCCCCACGAAATTCGCCAGCCGCTCGCCAAGACGATACTGGGCAACGCCGATCGAAAGTGTCAGGATTCCGAAATCCTCACCCGTGATCTTTCGGACGATATGCTTCGTCGCGACGTTGGCGCGAATCTGGCCGGCGAGCGTCGCCGCGTCCTCGAGGTACGTGTTCGGCAGGATGACCGTGAATTCCTCCCCGCCATAGCGGGCCGGAAGATCCTGTCCCTTGACTGACCGTACGAGTGTCCGTGCCACGACTTTGAGGACTTCGTCGCCGACCTGATGGCCGAAGCGGTCGTTGAAAGTCTTGAAATGATCGATATCGAGCATGAGTAGCGAAAGCGGCTCACCGGTGCTGAACGAATGACTCGCGGCCTCGCGCAACGTGTCGTCGAAGCATTTTCGGTTGGCGATCTTGGTGAGGGGGTCGTTCAGCGCCTCCTTGCGGACGTTCACGAGATCCTCGCGCAGAGCCGTCATCTCGTCCGATGCGCGGCTCAGCCGAGATTCCAGATCCTTGTTTCGCTCGACCATTCGCCCCGTTTCCGCCACCAGTTCGCCGACGAGGATGCGCAGATGTTCGGGCTGGTCGTTCCGTTCGAGGGAGTCATTGAAGTTTCCGAGAGTACTTCCGTACTGCTCGATATCTTGGCCCGCTTCGCCGAGGAGGGCCTTGATCCGTTCGGCGAGTTCCCCGAAGCATAGGGCGGCGTTGTGAACCGCGCGTTCCTGCCGGTCGACGCCGAAATAGCGCTCATGGAACTGTTCGAGAATTGCCGCCGTAAAGCCTTGCCCGTCCTTCTCCACGCGATCGATGGCCTGGGCAAGATCGGGGTGTGTCCCCTCGAAATAGCCGAAGAAAAGCCGATAATTCCGTGGAAGCGGGGGAACGGCGAGTTTGGCCATCCAGGCCAATGCTGCCTCGGCAAATTCGCGTGTGCGCGCTTGATCCTCGTCAAGTTGCATCCTTGCACTCCTGGACACGAGCCGGGAGCCTTGCCGGCAAATGCGCTGGCCTGTGCGGTCGCTTGTCCAATACAAGAGCTTGGTTAACGATGGACTAAATCGTGGTTGGGCCGGGTCAACTCCTTGGCTCGACCCGGGTGGTGGCATCCTGCCAAGCTGAGACGAATGAGGTCAAAGGTGTGCGATTTGGCTTCTATTTCGCTGCCCCACCTTTGGTGACGCGGCCATCGCCGAGGAGCCGCCGAAAGGTCACGGCGCGGGCAATGCCCTTCAGTTGCGCGATCTCGGTGGTCACGGGCCGATCGCCAAGGAGGGCTGAGACCGCCGGGTCTGCCGAAAGGCGTTCAGAGAGCACGACGTCCCCACCCTGACTCTGGCCTTGGAGGCGCGCGGCGATATTCACGGTCGAACCGAAATAGTCCAAGCGCTCGTTCATCGTTACCGCGATGCAGGCACCGCCATGCAGGCCGATCTTGATCGTTATCGCCTCGCCGCCGTGGTTCGCGTTGAAGCGGGTTACTTGGCCTTGGATATCGAGTGCGGTGCGAACGGCGTCGGCCGGTTCACTGAACGCCGCCATGACGGCGTCGCCGATTGTCTTGACGATTGCGCCATTGTTCCGACGCACGGCATCGGCGAGAAAGTCGAAATGATCGCGCACCAGCCGATAGGCTTGCCCATCTCCGACACGTTCGTAGAGCGATGTCGAACTCGCTAGGTCGGTGAACATGAGCGTCACGTTATCGATTTCGACGTGCTCGGCCGGCCGCAGCGCCTGTTCTGGTAAAAGATCGCGAAAGGCCTGCATTGTTGTTGCACGATGCGCCGTCAGCGCTTCCGCGACCCATGCGCGACTCTCGATCACAAAGGCGATCTCGCGCCCGCTTCGATTGACAAGGTGAAGCGTCTCGGGAGGCGCTGGACCGCCGAGCGATATTCGATCGTCTTCGACGATGAAGGTGGGGAATCCGTCGCCGGGGAAATCGACGTCGACTTCGCCGCCGGGCGCAAGCGTGCGCAGTCGGTAGGGCCCCGGGGCAAGTGTGGCCGCAAGCCCACGCTCTTCGCCAGGCTCCAAGATCTGCTGCACCACGACGTGGGGAGTCGTGTGCGGGCCGCTCAAGCAAAACTCGCCCGACGAAAGATCGCGGACGGTCGGCGACGGTCGAAAGCTCAACTCGACGTTCTTGGAGAAATTCGCATCGAAGACGATATTGCAGGACGGGCAGTGCGCCTGGTTCGGCAATTGATCGAGGGTCGAGGTGGAACTCTTCGCTCCCCGACAGCGCGGGCAGAGCAAATCCCAGCTGAGCTTCAGTAGCCCGGCGCGCGTCGCCTCGAAGCACAATTCGACGACGAACCGCGGCTCGACGCCCCAATCGCGACCCAGCTTCAACGGCCGCATGTGAGCGAGGTCGACTTCCTGTGCATGCAGAAGGAAATCGCCAAGTCGTGCCGCGAGGCCGTGTCCGTAGATTGTCTTCTCGATCTCGGTGACCGTGGCGGCAACACGCTCCGCCGCACCCTGTGGAAGCCGGGGAGGCGCATATTCGAAAAGCGGGGCTTGATCGCCCGCGAGATGAGCGGTCGCCGACTTGATCAGCGCTTTGATCATGCGCCCGCCTTTTTCGAGAAATCCGAGCCTAAGAAGGAGCCAACCGACAATGCCGCCGGGTCGTGCCAGCAAGCTGTACGTGGCGACGGTGCCCCCACCGTCGCGGCGCAATTCGAAGATCGGCCCGAACGTCTTCAGGGGGCCATTGCGGAAAATTCGGGTTTGGCTGAAGTTCCGGTTCTGCACCCACTCATAGGGCCGATCGTCCCATTCGAATAGAACGCCCCCGACTTTCGCACTAGCCAGCCGCAAAATGTTGCCGTTTGCCTGCGGGATCTCCCGCACCTGATAGCTTGGAAGGCCAGCAGCTTCGTTGAAACGGGCCGTGTCGGAAAATATCGGCCAAATCTTCTCCGGTGGCTGATCGAATCGCCACTCCCATGTCAACCGCTTGACACCCAGCATCCAGTGTTGCCTTCGGACGACGTGGTTTTCACCTCGGCATTCTAACGCACCAATGGGGCGCGGGACACGGGGGTGGCGAGCGGTCTGGACCAAAAAATGTCGGGCGCACATTCGGCCGCGAGCGCAGGATTCCTCGAGAAAATCCGTATAGCCATGTGACGCATTTCACAGCGACACGATCCATGCCGGTGCTATCCATCCCGCCATGATCGAAACGGGAATTGAACACATGTCGCATCCAAAGCGGCGGGAGGTCGAGATGACGATGTTCGAGGGCGAGCCGAATCTGAGCGAGATGCTTTCCGACCCGATCGTGCTCGCCGTGATGAAAAGCGATGGCGTCGATCGTGCCTGCGTTGGAAAACTTCTGAAGAAAGCCGCTCAAGCTGCCAATGCGTCGCCGCATCGGGACAAGCCCTTGAAGTCCGCGCGCCGACCGCGCAAAGGCGCTTGATTCTAGAAATCGGCTGGGCGCCGCACCTGATTCACGCTACTTCACGGATCGATCAGTACGCCAGGATTTAGCGTGCTCTGTGGGTCGAGTGCGCGCTTGGCGCTCTTGAGCGCCAAGGCAAAAAGATCGGGGCGTTGCATGTCGTACCAGGGCCGATGGTCGCGCCCGACGGCGTGGTGGTGCGTAATCGTCCCACCTGCGGCGATCAGGGCATCCGACGCGGCTGCCTTGATCTCCCGCCACTGCTCGATAAGCCGGCCGTGGCGGCCAAGGGCATGAAAGCTGAAATACGGTGCCGGGCCGTCCGGATAGACATGTGTGAAGCGGCACGTGACCTGGCCGGGCCGACCCGTCGCGTGTTCAATCGCCCTTTCGGTTGCGGCCTTCACGCGATCGTGGAACGACTCGAAGCGCTCCCACGTAATCGCCGTTTCGAATGTGTCGCCGATGATCGCGCGAGGGACCAATCGCTCGCGTGCGTAAGGCATGCGGATGAAGGCGTTGCGCCATTTGCCAGCAGAGCCCGTGCGATGCGCATCGGTTTGTTCCGATGCTTCGGGGGTCCCGCCATGGTCGGCGCAGCACTCGAGGGCGCGTCTCAGCCACGCGTCTACGGCATGATCGCCCGACTCGAATGCCAGCACCATGATTGCGACGCCGCCGTCTGCGGCACCCGTATTGTGTGCTTCCTGCGGGTCGAGAATTCGGCAGTTGGCGGGATAGAGGGCGGCTTGAGATATTGCCCTAAGGGCGCGTGCCGCCGAGAAGAAATCCTTGAAGCGCACCGCACCACCGGCCCGGAAGCGCGGACGGTCCTGAAGCCGCACCCACGCCTCAGTTATCACTCCGAGAATTCCCTCGGACCCGATCAGGAGGCGATCCGGACTTGGTCCAGCACCTGAACCGGGCAATCGGCGCGATTCTAGAATGCCGCTTGGTGTTACGGCCCGCAGGCTCTCGACGAGGTCGTCGATGTGTGTATAAAACGATGCGAAATGCCCGCCGGAGCGGGTCGCGATCCATCCTCCCAGCGTGGAAAATTCAAAGCTTTGGGGAAAGTGACGCAGCGTCAAACCGTGGGGCTTGAGCTGCGCCTCGATTGCGGGTCCGAAGGCCCCACCTTCTATGCACGCC is part of the Alphaproteobacteria bacterium genome and encodes:
- a CDS encoding GGDEF domain-containing protein, producing the protein MQLDEDQARTREFAEAALAWMAKLAVPPLPRNYRLFFGYFEGTHPDLAQAIDRVEKDGQGFTAAILEQFHERYFGVDRQERAVHNAALCFGELAERIKALLGEAGQDIEQYGSTLGNFNDSLERNDQPEHLRILVGELVAETGRMVERNKDLESRLSRASDEMTALREDLVNVRKEALNDPLTKIANRKCFDDTLREAASHSFSTGEPLSLLMLDIDHFKTFNDRFGHQVGDEVLKVVARTLVRSVKGQDLPARYGGEEFTVILPNTYLEDAATLAGQIRANVATKHIVRKITGEDFGILTLSIGVAQYRLGERLANFVGRADEALYAAKRDGRDRVSVACEPVDNFGTEALASRS
- a CDS encoding FAD-binding oxidoreductase → MGQARLKVFGWGREGEGLTAEEEAFILERYKTRFNVTNFDEVRVKPFAQAELRPPRIAPPPSLAPICSSAPYDRAAHTYGKSYPDTVRGMLGDYANAPDVVAYPRTEAEVAALIDWAGDAGAIVTPFGGGSSVVGGVEPRDPTGRYKAAVTIDLRELSKVIEVDRQSRAACIEGGAFGPAIEAQLKPHGLTLRHFPQSFEFSTLGGWIATRSGGHFASFYTHIDDLVESLRAVTPSGILESRRLPGSGAGPSPDRLLIGSEGILGVITEAWVRLQDRPRFRAGGAVRFKDFFSAARALRAISQAALYPANCRILDPQEAHNTGAADGGVAIMVLAFESGDHAVDAWLRRALECCADHGGTPEASEQTDAHRTGSAGKWRNAFIRMPYARERLVPRAIIGDTFETAITWERFESFHDRVKAATERAIEHATGRPGQVTCRFTHVYPDGPAPYFSFHALGRHGRLIEQWREIKAAASDALIAAGGTITHHHAVGRDHRPWYDMQRPDLFALALKSAKRALDPQSTLNPGVLIDP
- a CDS encoding DUF3829 domain-containing protein; its protein translation is MLKSFRPLTFALVATIVWLGVGCGFLRGSARANDADDEALERKLTPIIDCINGSDKNLQEAFQEYGRLLNDIKKNPSESSASFKMGFENIDRGHKMSLECASDFEMIAKQSPKIDDIDRMTAEYAATIRAFAPLSIQADAYYRQQGYRNDSWAKGKALDDQLAPLIAKLEGLSADIHKAGEREANGIHDRALATIEAHEGKGFAWHTLHYMIEARKTLDAIEAMAESGTISRDKVGSAVAPLQAAFEDASAYASAHADEAKVKSGAKLPGWIWISATAGYYLKQANDLRVKLDEKNSPANLETNFQSLVVSYNGLVDAYNNYEAQE
- a CDS encoding HdeD family acid-resistance protein, with product MSMPSHNPVGLAGLAKAMHEHWRLFLIEGIILSVLGVCAIIVPPIAGLVATVFLGWMFLIAGVVGFVATVRARRAPGYGWALLSAILAVIAGGVLLWNPFQGLVTLTYVLIAFFIVDGILIIVLALAHRRELSGKWEWMMVNGVIDLVLAAIIISGWPGTLAWALGLLVGIDLLFGGSSLIAMALEARKAGSA
- a CDS encoding MFS transporter, coding for MALAALSGWTKQQKLVVVAAFLGWSLDAFDFFLMVFVLKDIAQDFGTDVEAVSYALFLTLASRPVGAFIFGRAADRWGRRPVLMVNILLYSMLGFASGFSSSLTMLLVLRTLFGVAMGGEWGVGSSLAMESIPVGARGVVSGLLQAGYPSGYLIASLAFWFLFPIIGWRGMLMLGALPALLVVYIRSFVPESPVWTAHADTPHEPTLTTVAKHWKLALYLVVLMTAFNFFSHGSQDLYPTFLRVQLKFDSATVGTIAVVYNIGAICGGIFFGNLSERIGRRRAIVIASLLALPVLPLWALSTDPVLLGLGAFLMQICVQGAWGVIPAHLNELSPPRARGTFPGFVYQLGNLIASYNATLQSGIAERHGNDYSMPLLLVVGVVAVVIAVITGFGLEARGVSFHKQASPARAT
- a CDS encoding adenylate/guanylate cyclase domain-containing protein, with product MLGVKRLTWEWRFDQPPEKIWPIFSDTARFNEAAGLPSYQVREIPQANGNILRLASAKVGGVLFEWDDRPYEWVQNRNFSQTRIFRNGPLKTFGPIFELRRDGGGTVATYSLLARPGGIVGWLLLRLGFLEKGGRMIKALIKSATAHLAGDQAPLFEYAPPRLPQGAAERVAATVTEIEKTIYGHGLAARLGDFLLHAQEVDLAHMRPLKLGRDWGVEPRFVVELCFEATRAGLLKLSWDLLCPRCRGAKSSTSTLDQLPNQAHCPSCNIVFDANFSKNVELSFRPSPTVRDLSSGEFCLSGPHTTPHVVVQQILEPGEERGLAATLAPGPYRLRTLAPGGEVDVDFPGDGFPTFIVEDDRISLGGPAPPETLHLVNRSGREIAFVIESRAWVAEALTAHRATTMQAFRDLLPEQALRPAEHVEIDNVTLMFTDLASSTSLYERVGDGQAYRLVRDHFDFLADAVRRNNGAIVKTIGDAVMAAFSEPADAVRTALDIQGQVTRFNANHGGEAITIKIGLHGGACIAVTMNERLDYFGSTVNIAARLQGQSQGGDVVLSERLSADPAVSALLGDRPVTTEIAQLKGIARAVTFRRLLGDGRVTKGGAAK
- a CDS encoding RidA family protein, whose translation is MATETLFHRFLRGREIDFPYSHAVEGGGFVFVAGQVANDPPNEHRALPDDIEGQTRLVMENLAYVLTPLALDFSHLVATRVFLTNFAQDFERMNAVYRTYFLKDCLPARTCIGVTALASGARVEIDAIARRP
- a CDS encoding cupin domain-containing protein, translating into MRTLFTTRYWIVPGSIMLSACVLSVVLGLNATGEDAGAMVKPVFTQMLPNVPGKTLTAVVVSYAPGGKSEKHHHAGSVFAYVLRGAIRSENSATGPSRVYVAGEAFFEPPGSEHLVSENASETEPASLLAVFVADTGETLTTFDK